A section of the Primulina eburnea isolate SZY01 chromosome 1, ASM2296580v1, whole genome shotgun sequence genome encodes:
- the LOC140807026 gene encoding uncharacterized protein: protein MSRAQDVEDLVPLDLEIESTLRSIRRNRRNNNSSLESEAESEIDRKPEVTEMAGEEDNRTLMELHRPAFEGYGSSIIRPTIQANTFELKPGIIQMIQLQVNFGGSPSEDPNAHLENFLSICDTIKCNGVSTDVIRLRLFPFSLQGEAMEWLRDLPAGSITTWEGLVEFFMHRYFPPTKITQLRNEITSFRQRDGESLNSAWARFKKMLRMCPRHGFSIGQQVETFYYGVDPSVRSMLDAAANGSLYRKTPTAVLEIISNMAESNVGWQDSRREKKVGFLEMDALTAITAKLDGLTHQMAQLQAQKSTPVKSVNQIQGSAEMVGGSSSDMPFMPDMSCEGIQCFGGDSVNYVGNQGRQQYNPYSFSYNPCWRNHPNFGWKQPETSVEQLQFNPPQHPTQQRPPQQPPKPPQGAGPSMPPGFKPQDSKSNLEDMLAKYIAGNEMRWQNHDAMMQRVETQLGQLATQMSTRAPGTLPSDTEKNPRGVNAVTATSPIKQEVIDVEGDEKEEKLPKQESNDTREKVKLSEECSAILQNKLPPKLKDQGSFSISCTIGTSFFRKALCDLDASINLMPYSCFEKLEIGEVKPTTISLQLADRSIKYPRGIVEDVLVKVDKFIFPVDFVVLDMEEDREIPLILGRPFLATGKALIDVQKGELILRFNEESVIFNVFQSIKYPNDTSDCFRIGATDEFVECDLQGMICEDPLEVCLTHSSPQELGNQELDECISYLEAGRPLSKMVNSRIGDLGMSHDL from the exons ATGAGCCGTGCTCAAGACGTCGAAGATCTAGTGCCACTTGATCTAGAGATTGAAAGCACTCTCCGCAGCATCCGTAGAAATAGAAGAAACAACAACTCGTCTTTGGAATCTGAAGCAGAATCTGAAATAGACCGTAAACCAGAAGTTACAGAAATGGCCGGAGAAGAAGATAATCGTACGTTGATGGAGCTTCATCGACCAGCATTTGAAGGTTATGGGTCTAGTATCATCCGCCCTACGATTCAGGCGAATACATTCGAACTCAAGCCAGGcatcatccagatgattcaaCTCCAAGTCAATTTTGGAGGATCACCGTCTGAAGACCCTAATGCACATCTGGAGAactttctgtcaatctgtgacacAATCAAGTGCAATGGGGTGAGTACTGATGTCATTCGACTCAGATTATTTCCATTTTCCCTACAAGGAGAGGCTATGGAGTGGCTTCGAGACCTTCCAGCTGGTTCTATCACGACATGGGAAGGATTGGTCGAGTTCTTTATGCACAGGTATTTTCCCCCAACTAAGATTACACAGTTAAGAAATGAAATCACATCATTCAGACAGAGAGATGGGGAATCACTGAATTCAGCATGGGCGAGATTCAAGAAGATGTTGAGGATGTGCCCGAGACATGGCTTTTCAATAGGCCAACAGGTTGAGACATTCTATTATGGGGTAGATCCTTCTGTGAGATCTATGCTCGATGCGGCAGCAAACGGAAGCTTGTACAGGAAAACGCCAACCGCAGTgctcgaaatcatatctaataTGGCCGAGAGCAATGTGGGTTGGCAAGACAGCCGCAGGGAGAAGAAAGTAGGATTCCTTGAGATGGATGCTCTGACAGCAATTACAGCGAAACTTGATGGATTGACGCATCAGATGGCACAGTTACAAGCACAGAAGTCAACACCAGTCAagtcagtgaatcagattcaAGGAAGTGCTGAAATGGTTGGTGGTTCATCTAGTGACATGCCATTCATGCCAGATATGTCCTGTGAGGGAATACAATGCTTCGGGGGAGACTCAGTAAATTATGTGGGAAACCAAGGCCGACAACAGTACAATCCATACAGTTTTTCATATAACCCATGCTGGaggaatcatccaaattttggATGGAAGCAACCTGAAACTTCTGTTGAGCAACTACAGTTTAATCCTCCACAACATCCTACACAGCAAAGACCTCCTCAACAACCACCTAAACCGCCACAAGGTGCAGGACCTTCTATGCCACCTGGTTTCAAACCACAGGATAGCAAGTCgaatcttgaggatatgcttgcCAAGTACATAGCTGGGAATGAGATGAGATGGCAAAACCATGATGCCATGATGCAAAGAGTGGAGACGCAACTAGGGCAGTTAGCGACACAAATGTCTACACGAGCTCCGGGTACACTACCTAGTGACACGGAAAAGAATCCAAGAGGTGTCAATGCTGTCACGGCAACGTCTCCCATAAAGCAGGAAGTGATCGATGTTGAAGGAGATGAGAAGGAGGAGAAATTACCCAAGCAAGAGTCCAATGACACAAGGGAGAAAG TTAAGCTTTCGGAGGAATGTTCTGCAATCTTACAAAATAAACTACCTCCGAAGCTTAAAGACCAAGGTAGCTTCTCTATCTCTTGTACCATAGGAACTTCATTTTTCAGAAAAGCTCTATGTGACCTAGATGCAAGCATTAATCTAATGCCATACTCTTGTTTTGAGAAATTAGAGATAGGTGAGGTGAAACCAACTACAATTTCCTTACAGTTAGCtgatagatcaattaaataTCCTAGGGGAATTGTAGAAGATGTGTTGGTGAAAGTCGATAAGTTTATCTTTCCGGTGGATTTCGTTGTGctagacatggaggaggatcgAGAGATCCCTCTTATTTTAGGGAGACCATTCTTAGCCACTGGGAAAGCTTTGATAGATGTGCAAAAGGGCGAGCTAATCTTGAGGTTTAATGAAGAGAGTGTCATATTCAATGTTTTTCAGTCCATCAAATATCCTAATGATACTTCTGATTGTTTTCGAATTGGTGCTACTGATGAGTTTGTTGAGTGTGATTTACAGGGAATGATATGTGAGGACCCTTTGGAGGTTTGCTTAACTCATTCGTCTCCACAAGAATTGGGAAATCAAGAGCTTGATGAATGTATCTCCTATTTGGAGGCAGGCAGACCGCTGTCGAAAATGGTAAACTCTAGGATTGGGGACTTGGGCATGTCCCACGACCTTTAA